The following DNA comes from Methanobrevibacter wolinii SH.
AGAACATATTCATGTTGAAACAGGTATTTTTGGTGCATATATGAATGTTGAATTAGTAAATGAAGGTCCAGTTACTATTATTATTGATAAAGATTTTGATAATTAGATTTAAAGTTTTCAGTTAATTCGTTTATTTGAGAGTTTTATAAATATGAAAATTTAATTTTTAAATTTTTGATTAAAATTAGGTCTGTTGAAAACTATTTTTTATAAAAATCTAAACTTAGTTAATACTTGAAATTAATTTTAAAAAAATTTATTTAAAAAAATTTTGAAGATTTCAGCAAAGTCAAAAACAGTATATAAAAAAAGATTGTTAGTTTAAATATGTTTTATATAATCATAGATAAACTAATTCTACTTCTTTCTAAATCAACATCTAAAACTCTAACATCTACAACATCACCAACACTTACAATGTCTAATGGGTGTTTTACATATTGATCAGGTACAAGTTCTGATATATGGACAAGACCATCTTGATGAACACCAATATCTACGAATGCTCCAAAATCTACTACATTTCTTACAGTACCTTTTAAAATCATACCTTCTTGTAAATCTTCCATTTCAAGAACATCTGATCTTAATATTGGTTCAGGCATTTCTTCTCTTGGGTCACGACCTGGTTTTTTAAGTTCTTTTACAATATCTTTTAAGGTTTCAACACCTATTCCAAGTTCTTTTGAGAGTTCATTATAATTTAAATTATTAAGTTTTAAATCATCTCTTCCAATATCATCAAGTGTGTAACCTAATTGTTTTAATAGTTTTTCAGTTGCTTTATATGATTCAGGGTGGACTGTTGTATTATCTAATGGATTTTTAGAATTTGGTACTTTTGTAAATCCTGCACATTGTTCAAATGTTTTTGGACCTAATTTTTTAACTTTTTTAAGTTCATTACGTGATGTAAATTCTCCATTTTCTTCACGGTATTTTACAATGTTTTTTGCAACAGTTTTTGATATTCCTGATACATATCCAAGAAGTGAAGGAGATGCTGTATTAAGATTTACTCCAACTTCATTAACTACCTTTTCAACAGTATTAGTAAGTGAATCATTAAGTTTTTTCTGATTCATATCATGTTGGTATTGGCCTACACCAATTGATTTTGGATCTATTTTTACAAGTTCTGCTAATGGGTCTTGTAATCTACGTGCAATGGAAATTGCACTACGAGCACCTACATCATAATCTGGAAATTCTTCATCTCCAAGTTTACTTGCAGAATAAACACTAGCACCTGCTTCAGATACTATAACATATTTACAATTAAGATTATATTCTCGAATCATATCTGCAATAATTTGTTCTGATTCACGTGAAGCAGTACCATTTCCAAGGGCAATTAAATCAACATTATATTTTTCAATCATTTTTGAAATAATTTCTTTTGATTCTTTTACTTTATTTTGTGGTTCTGTTGGATATACAACAGTCGTGTCTAATACTTTTCCAGTTGAATCCACAATTGCTATTTTACATCCAGTTCTAAATGCAGGATCCCATCCAAGAACAGTTTTATCTGCAATTGGGCTTGTAAGAAGTAATTGTTCTAAATTTTTAGAAAATACTTTTATTGATTTATCTTCTGCTTCTTCTTTAAGATATGACCTTATATCTCTTTCAATTGCTGGTTGTATAAGTCTTGTATAAGAATCATCAATAGCATCTATTATAATATCATCAGTATATTTATTACCTTTTAATGTATGATTTGCTATGTATTGTTTAATTTCGTCATCATCAGTATCTATTTTAATTTTAAGAATTCCTTCTTTTTCTCCACGATTAATAGCAAGTATTCTGTGAGGAGTAATATCAAATATAGATTCATCATAATCATAATACATTTCATATTCTGATTCTAAATTTTCATCTTTTGCTTTAATATCAATGT
Coding sequences within:
- a CDS encoding Tex family protein yields the protein MIAEQLSKELNIRPQQSEAVIKLIDSGNTIPFIARYRKEATGSLDDETLRKFNERLNYLRNLEDKKEKVIDNIQEQGKLTSKLKEAIKKAKTLVEVDDLYLPYKKKRQTRATKAREKGLEPLSEIILNQDINEPIEDIAKDFINDKVSSIKDAIKGAKDIIAENISDNAKFRKRIRDDTYKNGNIDIKAKDENLESEYEMYYDYDESIFDITPHRILAINRGEKEGILKIKIDTDDDEIKQYIANHTLKGNKYTDDIIIDAIDDSYTRLIQPAIERDIRSYLKEEAEDKSIKVFSKNLEQLLLTSPIADKTVLGWDPAFRTGCKIAIVDSTGKVLDTTVVYPTEPQNKVKESKEIISKMIEKYNVDLIALGNGTASRESEQIIADMIREYNLNCKYVIVSEAGASVYSASKLGDEEFPDYDVGARSAISIARRLQDPLAELVKIDPKSIGVGQYQHDMNQKKLNDSLTNTVEKVVNEVGVNLNTASPSLLGYVSGISKTVAKNIVKYREENGEFTSRNELKKVKKLGPKTFEQCAGFTKVPNSKNPLDNTTVHPESYKATEKLLKQLGYTLDDIGRDDLKLNNLNYNELSKELGIGVETLKDIVKELKKPGRDPREEMPEPILRSDVLEMEDLQEGMILKGTVRNVVDFGAFVDIGVHQDGLVHISELVPDQYVKHPLDIVSVGDVVDVRVLDVDLERSRISLSMII